From the genome of Zalophus californianus isolate mZalCal1 chromosome 6, mZalCal1.pri.v2, whole genome shotgun sequence, one region includes:
- the TNFAIP8L3 gene encoding tumor necrosis factor alpha-induced protein 8-like protein 3 isoform X1 gives MDSDSGEQSEGEPVTASGPDVFSSKSLALQAQKKILSKIASKTMANMLIDDTSSEIFDELYKVTREHTHNKKEAHKIMKDLIKVAIKIGILYRHNQFSQDELVIVEKLRKKLNQTAMTIVSFYEVEYTFDRNVLSKLLHECKDLVHELVQRHLTPRTHGRINHVFNHFADVEFLSTLYSLDGDCRPNLKRMCEGINKLLDEKVL, from the coding sequence GTCCCGACGTTTTTAGTTCAAAGAGCCTTGCCCTTCAAGCCCAGAAGAAGATCCTGAGCAAGATCGCCAGCAAAACCATGGCGAACATGTTGATTGATGACACCAGCAGCGAGATCTTCGATGAGCTCTACAAAGTCACCAGAGAGCACACCCACAACAAGAAGGAAGCCCACAAGATCATGAAAGACTTGATCAAGGTGGCAATCAAAATCGGAATACTCTACCGGCACAACCAGTTCAGCCAGGACGAGCTGGTCATAGTGGAGAAGCTCAGGAAGAAGCTGAACCAGACGGCCATGACCATCGTCAGCTTCTATGAGGTGGAATACACCTTCGACAGGAACGTGCTCTCCAAGCTCCTGCACGAGTGCAAGGACCTGGTGCATGAACTGGTACAGCGACACCTGACGCCCCGGACCCACGGGCGCATCAACCATGTCTTCAACCACTTTGCTGATGTGGAGTTCCTGTCCACCCTGTATAGTCTGGATGGAGACTGCCGGCCCAACCTCAAGAGGATGTGTGAAGGAATCAATAAATTGCTAGATGAGAAAGTCCTCTGA
- the TNFAIP8L3 gene encoding tumor necrosis factor alpha-induced protein 8-like protein 3 isoform X2, with protein sequence MCCQLNCPDVFSSKSLALQAQKKILSKIASKTMANMLIDDTSSEIFDELYKVTREHTHNKKEAHKIMKDLIKVAIKIGILYRHNQFSQDELVIVEKLRKKLNQTAMTIVSFYEVEYTFDRNVLSKLLHECKDLVHELVQRHLTPRTHGRINHVFNHFADVEFLSTLYSLDGDCRPNLKRMCEGINKLLDEKVL encoded by the exons atgtGCTGCCAATTAAACT GTCCCGACGTTTTTAGTTCAAAGAGCCTTGCCCTTCAAGCCCAGAAGAAGATCCTGAGCAAGATCGCCAGCAAAACCATGGCGAACATGTTGATTGATGACACCAGCAGCGAGATCTTCGATGAGCTCTACAAAGTCACCAGAGAGCACACCCACAACAAGAAGGAAGCCCACAAGATCATGAAAGACTTGATCAAGGTGGCAATCAAAATCGGAATACTCTACCGGCACAACCAGTTCAGCCAGGACGAGCTGGTCATAGTGGAGAAGCTCAGGAAGAAGCTGAACCAGACGGCCATGACCATCGTCAGCTTCTATGAGGTGGAATACACCTTCGACAGGAACGTGCTCTCCAAGCTCCTGCACGAGTGCAAGGACCTGGTGCATGAACTGGTACAGCGACACCTGACGCCCCGGACCCACGGGCGCATCAACCATGTCTTCAACCACTTTGCTGATGTGGAGTTCCTGTCCACCCTGTATAGTCTGGATGGAGACTGCCGGCCCAACCTCAAGAGGATGTGTGAAGGAATCAATAAATTGCTAGATGAGAAAGTCCTCTGA